Proteins encoded in a region of the Ruegeria sp. AD91A genome:
- a CDS encoding TRAP transporter small permease, translating to MTILQNIDRNAERWLLLVFYVMLVITMAIEVLRREIFAYSSIWGEEIVRYSFIYLAWIGAAAAVKERAHIRIDVIMHYIGPRPKALLYIFGDLVMFGVAIIALYWSYEAVHVSAKFGSVTDGLRVSKVWFLMAVPTGFALMIWRLIQSFLRDLKSLRDGTPVFEGDKLFD from the coding sequence ATGACCATTCTTCAAAACATAGACCGGAACGCAGAGCGCTGGTTGCTGCTGGTGTTCTACGTGATGCTGGTTATCACCATGGCCATCGAGGTGTTGCGGCGCGAGATTTTTGCCTATTCGTCGATCTGGGGCGAGGAAATCGTTCGGTATTCCTTCATCTACCTCGCCTGGATTGGTGCCGCGGCTGCGGTGAAAGAACGGGCCCATATCCGGATCGATGTAATCATGCACTACATCGGGCCGCGCCCCAAAGCGCTGCTCTATATATTCGGCGATCTCGTGATGTTCGGCGTGGCCATCATCGCGCTGTACTGGTCGTATGAGGCGGTTCATGTTTCGGCCAAATTCGGTTCGGTCACGGATGGGCTTCGGGTATCGAAAGTCTGGTTCCTTATGGCCGTGCCCACTGGGTTTGCCCTGATGATATGGCGGCTGATCCAATCCTTCCTGCGTGACCTGAAATCTCTTCGTGACGGCACCCCCGTCTTCGAAGGCGACAAGCTGTTTGACTGA